From Woronichinia naegeliana WA131, the proteins below share one genomic window:
- a CDS encoding TIR domain-containing protein: protein MLDIDSELGIRNDVYDMKRQDDKFCTRIIELGEKCLNIKISDESRNQFVLASDGIPSAIQVICRVACIRNKVLKTEPECKIISCQMDEIKDGVLRIYRAKYHNKLVGLCKGKQQARSVHHTYFDIIKIVSIIGKGEIQFQEIQQRLLSQIDDIKERAKKTTSFHNCLKYLPSVIEERGLDDAIYVNRDSESISIEDPSFGLYLSLIDLDEIGQSIKLRCTGCPWDVAVSFAGEDRAIVEEFKDILNNAGYTVFYDFDVQHQLWGTDLRIKLSDVYANDAQYMVIFLSEHYREKDWTNFELEIGKDARGKRTETYLLPVKIDDVTIVGLSSNVAYIDLRRCSTNELANSLIEKIENG from the coding sequence ATGCTCGACATTGATTCTGAATTAGGAATTAGGAATGATGTTTATGATATGAAGCGACAGGATGATAAATTTTGCACAAGAATTATTGAACTTGGAGAGAAATGTTTAAATATTAAAATATCTGACGAATCGCGCAATCAGTTTGTTTTAGCTTCAGATGGCATACCTTCTGCTATTCAGGTGATCTGTCGAGTTGCTTGTATAAGAAATAAGGTTTTAAAAACGGAACCTGAGTGCAAAATTATATCTTGCCAAATGGATGAAATAAAAGACGGAGTTCTAAGAATATATAGAGCTAAATATCATAATAAGCTTGTTGGCCTATGTAAGGGTAAGCAGCAAGCCAGGTCAGTTCACCATACTTATTTTGATATAATTAAGATTGTCAGTATTATTGGCAAGGGAGAAATTCAGTTTCAAGAAATTCAGCAGAGGTTGTTGTCTCAAATAGATGACATAAAAGAAAGGGCGAAGAAGACAACATCATTCCATAATTGTCTTAAATATTTGCCATCAGTAATTGAAGAGAGAGGTCTTGACGATGCAATTTATGTTAATCGTGATTCTGAAAGTATATCTATTGAAGATCCATCTTTCGGGTTATATTTAAGTTTAATTGATCTTGACGAGATAGGACAATCTATAAAGTTAAGGTGTACTGGTTGCCCATGGGACGTTGCGGTTTCGTTTGCAGGTGAAGATAGAGCTATTGTAGAGGAGTTCAAAGACATACTAAATAATGCTGGTTACACTGTCTTTTATGATTTTGATGTTCAACACCAGCTATGGGGAACAGACCTTAGAATCAAATTATCAGATGTATATGCCAATGATGCACAGTATATGGTTATCTTCTTATCCGAGCATTACCGAGAAAAAGACTGGACTAACTTTGAACTTGAGATAGGCAAGGATGCGAGAGGAAAACGCACAGAAACGTATTTACTTCCAGTAAAGATTGATGATGTGACAATCGTGGGGTTGTCCTCAAATGTTGCGTATATTGATCTCAGGAGATGTTCTACAAATGAATTGGCAAATTCATTAATTGAGAAAATTGAAAATGGCTAA
- a CDS encoding DUF2949 domain-containing protein: protein MLEKFIAFLIDDLNLTTDQIHLAVRQIQQAPSELPMLLWQYGLVDIEQLAQMLDWLDRF, encoded by the coding sequence ATGCTGGAGAAATTTATCGCCTTCCTCATTGATGATCTCAATCTCACCACGGATCAAATCCATTTAGCAGTTCGTCAAATTCAGCAAGCCCCTTCTGAGTTGCCGATGCTACTTTGGCAGTATGGCTTAGTGGACATTGAACAATTAGCCCAGATGTTAGACTGGTTAGACCGATTTTAG
- a CDS encoding DUF3155 domain-containing protein, with product MARKRKRKSRRRQEGRKILELVPQHSIESGEDKPVTAARKYIQTLGIEPPALLIVKRNEHTTDRYFWAEKGLFGAQYVEENHFLFPSLREYQPPTPVAKTPVGASSVR from the coding sequence TTGGCACGGAAACGGAAACGGAAAAGCCGCCGTCGGCAAGAAGGACGCAAAATCCTAGAACTCGTACCCCAACATAGTATAGAGAGCGGTGAAGATAAGCCTGTTACGGCCGCTCGCAAATATATCCAAACGTTAGGGATCGAGCCTCCTGCCCTGTTAATTGTAAAACGAAATGAGCACACTACGGACAGATATTTCTGGGCCGAGAAGGGTTTGTTTGGTGCTCAGTATGTTGAAGAGAATCATTTTCTCTTCCCCAGTTTACGGGAATATCAACCTCCGACTCCTGTGGCCAAAACGCCGGTTGGAGCCTCCAGTGTTCGTTAA
- a CDS encoding ATP-binding protein encodes MSSPQLLSYAPSSAFVSLCQSQVRLLQQGLQVDSCEVYITRSPQMAEEAEWVPVVSYAQSPQAFVSEAGFTRLPQQGNSNHFSELDWHISSLTEREMITGMLQPLRTQSPLAGLSAIQPLVLPLLYQETMVGVLVIGRDTALWQSQELQQLDQIAQTMAIACILDQRQAWYEQQLQQQQSRQQWERDHWDDLLHQLRNPLTALRTFGKLLLKRLGSDPKSQTVVEGIVREGEHLQELLQSFESQVQKAIPLGINPGSGLEVWPEKLSSAISPLLLPSPQLPLSSLLLQPILTNVLLAETPIAQERQICLNIDLLEDLPPVLGNAQALREVLSNLIDNALKYTPSLGEVTVRLGIEHPTDPQQWQGIEIADTGYGIPREDQDHIFERHYRGVKAQGEIPGTGLGLAIAQELVTSMQGELHLISPNPSSHDPRYPGSIFQLWLRIART; translated from the coding sequence ATGTCCTCTCCTCAGCTTCTGTCCTACGCTCCTAGTTCAGCCTTCGTTAGTCTCTGTCAATCTCAAGTGCGGCTTTTGCAACAAGGACTACAGGTAGATTCTTGCGAAGTTTACATAACCCGATCGCCCCAGATGGCAGAAGAGGCAGAATGGGTTCCTGTCGTCAGTTACGCTCAATCCCCTCAGGCTTTTGTTTCTGAGGCTGGGTTCACTAGATTACCACAGCAGGGGAACTCTAATCATTTTTCTGAGTTAGATTGGCATATTTCTTCCTTAACAGAGCGGGAAATGATCACGGGAATGTTACAACCCCTGAGAACTCAGTCACCCCTTGCGGGTCTATCCGCCATTCAACCCTTGGTTTTACCCTTGCTCTATCAAGAGACGATGGTGGGGGTGTTAGTCATTGGTCGAGATACGGCTCTATGGCAATCCCAGGAATTACAGCAGCTTGATCAGATTGCCCAAACCATGGCGATCGCCTGCATTTTAGATCAACGACAAGCTTGGTACGAACAACAATTACAACAGCAGCAAAGCCGTCAACAATGGGAACGGGATCATTGGGATGATCTACTCCACCAATTACGCAATCCCTTAACAGCCCTCCGCACCTTTGGCAAGCTTCTGCTCAAACGCTTAGGCAGTGATCCCAAAAGTCAAACGGTCGTAGAAGGGATAGTACGAGAAGGGGAGCATTTACAGGAATTATTACAAAGCTTTGAAAGTCAAGTTCAAAAAGCTATTCCTTTAGGGATCAATCCTGGTTCAGGGCTAGAGGTTTGGCCAGAAAAGCTATCCTCTGCTATCTCGCCGTTACTCTTACCGAGTCCCCAACTGCCCCTTTCCTCCCTGCTCCTGCAACCGATTCTGACCAATGTTTTACTAGCCGAAACGCCGATCGCCCAGGAACGTCAGATTTGTTTAAATATTGACCTATTAGAGGATCTGCCCCCAGTTTTAGGGAATGCCCAGGCTCTGCGCGAAGTTCTGAGTAATTTGATCGATAATGCCTTGAAATATACCCCCAGCTTAGGAGAAGTTACCGTTCGTCTTGGCATTGAACATCCCACCGATCCCCAACAATGGCAGGGCATTGAAATTGCGGATACCGGTTATGGCATCCCCAGGGAGGATCAAGATCATATTTTTGAACGTCATTATCGAGGGGTGAAGGCCCAGGGAGAAATCCCTGGTACAGGTTTAGGATTGGCGATCGCCCAGGAATTGGTGACATCAATGCAAGGAGAACTACATTTAATCAGCCCCAACCCCAGCAGCCACGATCCCCGTTATCCCGGGTCTATCTTCCAACTATGGCTCAGAATTGCCCGAACCTAG
- a CDS encoding ABC transporter substrate-binding protein — MTACGSNNAPTANSPSLGTAANNTASPTDNNTNAIPIGIGVSQTSNVALLGQEQVSGAKIAEEMLNAQGGVNGTPIKLVFQDTAGDEQSAINAFNTLITQDKVVGIVGPSSSQQAFAADPIAERNKVPVLAPSNTAKGIPQIGEYISRVSSPVSIVAPIAVAEALKINPQIKKVAVFFAQNDAYSKSETEIFQKTVKDKKLDLVTVQKFQTTDTDFQSQATNAINLKPDLIIISGLAADGGNVIKQLRELGYKGLIIGGNGLNTSNMFPVCQKNCDGVIIAQSYSPDLNNPINQKFRAAYKAKNQKEPPQFAAQAFTGVQVFVESLNAIDKQTKVSSLPLPELRTKLNEQILKGTYETPIGEISFDPEGEVKQKQFFVAQIKMNPDGKDGKFVFLK, encoded by the coding sequence GTGACGGCCTGTGGCTCAAATAATGCTCCTACCGCCAATAGTCCCAGTTTAGGAACCGCAGCCAATAATACGGCCTCCCCCACTGACAATAATACGAATGCGATTCCCATCGGCATTGGCGTTTCCCAAACTAGCAACGTTGCACTACTCGGACAAGAACAGGTGAGCGGAGCTAAAATTGCAGAAGAAATGCTCAATGCCCAGGGAGGAGTCAATGGTACGCCCATTAAACTGGTTTTTCAGGATACAGCCGGAGATGAGCAATCTGCCATTAACGCTTTTAACACCCTGATTACTCAAGATAAAGTGGTGGGTATTGTTGGCCCCAGTTCCTCTCAACAGGCTTTTGCCGCCGATCCGATCGCCGAACGCAATAAAGTCCCTGTGCTGGCCCCTTCCAACACGGCCAAAGGCATTCCTCAGATTGGAGAATATATTAGTCGGGTTTCTTCCCCTGTTTCCATTGTTGCCCCGATCGCTGTGGCTGAAGCCCTTAAAATTAATCCTCAGATCAAAAAAGTTGCCGTTTTCTTTGCCCAAAATGATGCCTATAGTAAATCGGAAACGGAAATCTTTCAAAAAACCGTTAAAGATAAAAAATTAGATTTGGTTACGGTGCAGAAATTCCAAACAACTGATACAGACTTTCAATCCCAAGCAACCAATGCCATTAATCTTAAACCAGACTTAATTATTATTTCAGGATTAGCAGCCGATGGCGGCAATGTGATTAAGCAACTGCGTGAATTAGGTTATAAAGGCTTAATTATTGGTGGGAATGGTTTAAACACCTCAAATATGTTTCCCGTCTGTCAGAAAAACTGTGATGGGGTGATTATTGCCCAGTCCTATAGTCCCGATCTCAATAATCCCATTAACCAAAAATTTCGCGCTGCCTATAAAGCCAAAAATCAAAAAGAACCGCCTCAATTTGCAGCCCAAGCTTTTACTGGTGTTCAGGTCTTTGTCGAGTCTCTCAATGCGATCGATAAACAAACTAAAGTAAGTTCCTTGCCTTTACCAGAATTGAGAACCAAACTGAACGAGCAAATTCTCAAGGGAACCTACGAAACGCCTATTGGAGAAATTTCTTTTGATCCAGAGGGGGAAGTTAAACAGAAACAATTCTTTGTCGCTCAAATTAAAATGAATCCCGATGGCAAAGATGGCAAATTTGTTTTTCTTAAATAA
- a CDS encoding branched-chain amino acid ABC transporter permease, with product MDFTVFFQQFLNGLSIGSVYAIFALGYTLIFSILGIINFAHGAIFTLGAYFVYFLIGGSSGFNGWLANSKLPFALPFAIALILGSILAGITALIVERLAFRPLRNKKADPLLTLVSSLGAAVFIVNLIQLVFGAEIYTFPENIYGNLPAAINFGSTDKPILIRTAQIVIFLVSGLTVAILTYVINYTKIGKALQAVAEDPMTASLLGINPEQYIVLTFFLSGFLGGMAGALVGTSVSIAGPYFGITFGLKGLGVIVLGGLGNIPGAVMGGLVIGLAESFVPSEYSGYREAISFTLLFLMLLIRPQGLFGRSQTAKV from the coding sequence ATGGATTTTACCGTTTTCTTCCAACAGTTTCTAAATGGACTCTCCATCGGTAGTGTCTATGCAATTTTCGCCCTGGGCTATACGCTGATTTTTTCCATTTTAGGTATTATTAACTTTGCTCACGGGGCTATTTTTACCCTAGGAGCCTATTTTGTCTATTTTTTAATTGGCGGCAGTTCGGGTTTTAACGGTTGGTTAGCTAATTCTAAATTGCCCTTTGCCCTGCCCTTTGCGATCGCCTTAATCTTAGGGAGTATTTTAGCGGGAATAACCGCCTTAATTGTGGAAAGACTGGCTTTTAGACCCTTGAGAAACAAAAAAGCTGATCCCCTATTAACTTTAGTTTCTAGCCTAGGAGCCGCCGTTTTTATTGTCAATCTTATTCAACTTGTTTTTGGGGCAGAAATTTATACCTTTCCAGAGAATATCTATGGCAATTTACCGGCGGCGATTAACTTTGGTTCAACCGATAAACCGATTTTAATTAGAACTGCCCAAATTGTGATTTTTCTTGTCTCTGGTTTGACGGTGGCGATTCTGACCTATGTCATTAACTATACGAAAATTGGTAAAGCCTTACAGGCCGTGGCTGAAGATCCAATGACGGCCAGTTTATTAGGCATTAATCCCGAACAGTATATTGTTTTAACGTTCTTTCTGAGTGGTTTTCTCGGTGGTATGGCAGGAGCCTTAGTGGGAACCAGTGTCAGCATTGCTGGCCCCTATTTTGGCATTACCTTTGGACTGAAAGGTTTAGGCGTGATTGTGTTAGGTGGATTAGGCAATATTCCAGGTGCAGTCATGGGAGGATTGGTAATTGGATTAGCCGAATCCTTTGTACCGAGTGAATATTCCGGCTATCGAGAAGCAATTTCTTTTACCCTTTTATTTTTAATGTTATTGATTCGGCCCCAGGGTTTATTTGGCCGTTCCCAAACGGCTAAGGTTTAA
- a CDS encoding branched-chain amino acid ABC transporter permease produces the protein MTDFLNSYSSLIISMLSGAILGLSVYFPLMAGQLSLASPGFYALGGYIAAILSTKVLPFSGELFPIPWLALELVITAIISVILAILLGIPVLRLRGIYLAIATIAFVEILRIIALNLEITGGAVGIFAIPQPFHSQLSYLWLMLPLLGLTMLFLYRLEKVRVGRALSAIREDELASGAMGINPTYYKVLSFTLGCVLAGLVGVINAHFLNTWNARQGTFDASIIFLAFVLIGGSRTFIGPVLGGIILTALPEVLRAIAGLSSLPVGLATFLRDGRLLIFGFLIVVGSIFYPQGMITPELLKSLGLKFSFKK, from the coding sequence ATGACAGATTTTCTGAATAGCTATAGTTCCTTAATTATCTCCATGTTATCCGGGGCAATTTTAGGATTGTCAGTGTATTTTCCTCTGATGGCGGGGCAATTATCCCTCGCGAGTCCAGGTTTTTATGCCCTAGGGGGTTATATTGCCGCTATTCTTTCGACCAAAGTATTGCCCTTTTCAGGTGAGCTTTTTCCAATACCTTGGTTGGCCTTAGAATTAGTCATTACAGCCATTATTTCCGTCATTTTAGCGATTTTATTAGGCATTCCTGTTCTACGCTTACGGGGAATTTATTTGGCGATCGCCACCATTGCCTTTGTAGAAATTTTACGAATTATCGCGCTTAACCTGGAGATTACGGGGGGAGCCGTCGGTATTTTTGCCATTCCCCAACCTTTTCATTCTCAATTGAGTTATCTCTGGTTAATGTTACCACTTTTAGGCTTAACAATGTTGTTTCTTTACCGCTTAGAAAAAGTTAGGGTAGGACGGGCCTTAAGCGCGATTCGAGAAGATGAATTGGCCAGTGGTGCGATGGGCATTAACCCAACCTATTATAAGGTTTTATCTTTTACCCTGGGATGTGTGTTAGCCGGTTTAGTGGGTGTTATTAACGCTCATTTTTTAAATACCTGGAATGCCCGTCAGGGAACCTTTGATGCCAGTATCATTTTCCTGGCTTTTGTTCTAATTGGTGGTTCTCGAACCTTTATTGGGCCAGTATTAGGGGGTATCATTTTAACCGCTTTACCTGAAGTGCTGAGGGCGATCGCGGGTCTATCTAGTTTACCCGTTGGCTTGGCGACTTTTTTAAGAGATGGTCGTCTGCTCATTTTTGGTTTTTTGATTGTCGTCGGTAGTATTTTCTATCCCCAGGGAATGATCACGCCGGAATTATTAAAAAGTTTAGGGCTTAAATTCAGTTTTAAAAAATAG
- a CDS encoding clan AA aspartic protease: MGLVYSDIQLKNPSQTGLAAIAVQALVDSGSVHLCIPEHIQIQLQLAIVDHKEVILADGSRRLIPYVGPIEIHFKNRVGFAGALVLGDQVLLGAILLEDMDLVIIPSTRQLDVNQNSPNIALSIAKGLLPSSSTFPHPKNL, encoded by the coding sequence ATGGGTCTTGTTTATAGTGATATACAACTCAAAAATCCCAGTCAAACTGGCTTGGCAGCGATCGCCGTTCAAGCCTTAGTCGATTCTGGATCCGTCCATTTATGTATTCCCGAACATATTCAAATTCAATTACAGTTAGCGATCGTGGATCACAAAGAGGTGATTTTAGCCGATGGGAGTCGCCGTTTAATCCCCTATGTTGGGCCGATTGAAATTCATTTTAAAAATCGGGTCGGTTTCGCTGGAGCTTTAGTGCTAGGAGATCAGGTTTTATTAGGAGCTATCCTGCTAGAAGACATGGATTTAGTGATTATTCCCTCGACTAGACAATTAGATGTGAACCAGAATAGTCCTAATATTGCTTTATCGATCGCCAAGGGCTTGCTCCCTTCTTCTTCTACTTTCCCCCATCCTAAAAATCTATGA
- a CDS encoding ABC transporter ATP-binding protein, whose translation MIQDAQTILEVDKITRRFGGLVAVNEVSFTVQEQEIFGLIGPNGAGKTTLFNLMTGLIPASAGKMYCQGELLNQCQPHQIAAKGIARTFQNLRLFANLSVLENVKIACHLHYQANLCQSILGLPPTAQAEKQVQQSALQLLALMGLETQADQLAANLAYGDQRRLEIARALALNPRILLLDEPAAGMNPSEKGVLTDLIRQIRNDFKLTIIIIEHHVPLVMGLCDRIAVLDFGQLIALGQPEVVRKDPAVIEAYLGDE comes from the coding sequence ATGATCCAGGATGCTCAAACCATACTAGAAGTGGATAAAATCACCCGTCGTTTTGGGGGATTGGTTGCCGTTAATGAAGTTTCTTTTACAGTACAAGAGCAGGAAATTTTTGGTTTAATTGGCCCCAATGGAGCCGGAAAAACGACTTTATTTAATTTGATGACGGGTTTAATTCCAGCCTCTGCTGGTAAAATGTATTGTCAAGGGGAATTATTAAATCAATGTCAACCTCATCAAATTGCAGCTAAAGGCATTGCTCGTACCTTTCAAAATTTACGGCTTTTTGCTAATCTTTCCGTCTTAGAAAATGTTAAAATTGCCTGCCATCTCCACTATCAAGCTAATCTTTGCCAATCTATTTTGGGTTTACCCCCCACTGCCCAAGCAGAAAAACAAGTCCAACAAAGTGCATTACAATTGTTAGCCTTGATGGGTTTAGAAACCCAAGCTGATCAGTTAGCCGCTAATCTGGCCTATGGCGATCAACGACGTTTAGAAATTGCTAGGGCCTTGGCTTTGAATCCGCGTATTTTGTTGCTGGATGAACCAGCGGCGGGGATGAATCCCTCTGAAAAGGGAGTTTTAACGGACTTGATTCGCCAAATTCGCAACGATTTTAAACTAACAATTATTATTATTGAACATCATGTTCCCCTAGTCATGGGATTATGCGATCGCATTGCGGTGTTAGATTTTGGACAACTTATTGCTCTGGGACAACCGGAAGTGGTGAGAAAAGATCCCGCCGTGATTGAAGCCTATCTAGGAGATGAATAA
- a CDS encoding IS1634 family transposase produces MNNLNIKDLDHLGIVAGIIDEMGLVEIIDEEVGTHPQEKLSVGTIVKAMILNCLGCINAPLYLLSEFFKGKALEYLLGEGIKAEDLNDDKLGRSLDKVFGVGVKNRFTKIVLKAAAIFGIEQKSKHLDSTSMSVQGKYKERIEDEEDEQTKAIKIKFGYSRDKRPDLKQFMLNMICSGDGGVPLFMQLGDGNESDKKVFPQIIKDCQETLNMEGLSVMDGAFYTAENVGMARSIQWLSRVPLKEATETLANISEDQWQQGEQDGYRWQVRASEYGGEQQRWLVVESAQRLQSDNKAISQKIEKADKVVKKEWQKLCGQNFACEADALTEAQLWPKTLTYHQLSQVEVQTISQSSLI; encoded by the coding sequence ATGAATAACCTAAATATTAAAGACCTCGACCACTTAGGAATCGTAGCGGGAATTATAGATGAAATGGGTTTAGTAGAAATTATCGATGAGGAAGTGGGAACTCATCCTCAAGAAAAGCTCAGTGTAGGTACAATAGTAAAAGCAATGATATTAAACTGCTTAGGATGTATCAATGCTCCGTTATATTTGTTGAGTGAGTTTTTTAAAGGAAAAGCATTAGAATACCTATTAGGAGAAGGAATAAAAGCAGAAGATTTAAATGATGACAAGCTAGGAAGGTCATTGGATAAGGTATTTGGAGTGGGGGTAAAAAACCGGTTCACGAAAATAGTCCTAAAAGCGGCAGCAATCTTTGGAATAGAACAAAAGTCAAAGCATTTAGACTCAACCTCAATGTCTGTACAAGGGAAGTATAAGGAAAGGATAGAAGATGAGGAAGACGAGCAGACAAAAGCCATAAAAATAAAATTTGGTTATTCCAGAGATAAACGACCAGACCTAAAACAGTTTATGTTAAATATGATATGTAGTGGAGATGGTGGTGTCCCTCTCTTTATGCAATTAGGAGATGGCAATGAATCGGATAAAAAGGTGTTTCCCCAGATAATCAAAGACTGTCAAGAAACGTTGAATATGGAAGGTTTATCGGTGATGGATGGAGCTTTTTATACGGCGGAAAATGTGGGCATGGCGAGGTCAATTCAATGGTTAAGTCGTGTCCCTCTGAAAGAAGCCACTGAGACTTTGGCAAATATATCAGAAGACCAATGGCAGCAGGGTGAACAGGACGGTTATCGTTGGCAAGTGAGGGCTTCGGAATATGGGGGTGAACAGCAACGATGGCTTGTGGTCGAAAGTGCTCAACGTCTCCAGTCCGATAATAAAGCTATAAGTCAAAAAATTGAGAAAGCCGATAAAGTTGTCAAAAAAGAATGGCAGAAACTTTGTGGACAGAATTTTGCTTGTGAGGCCGATGCTCTTACTGAGGCTCAACTCTGGCCAAAAACCTTGACTTATCATCAACTCAGTCAAGTTGAGGTTCAGACTATTAGTCAGTCATCCTTGATTTGA
- a CDS encoding helix-turn-helix domain-containing protein — MEAKEREHLEKLINRHTTEQQIALRAKIVLLADEGENNREIARKLKISRKMASQWRERWIAGQKSEIEITERIKDAERSGAPAKFKREQILKLFKLACDDPKNYERPISHWTGRELAEELVKQGIVESISPRQVGRLWEEADIHPCQLKGMGSQIC, encoded by the coding sequence TTGGAAGCAAAAGAACGAGAACATCTAGAAAAACTGATAAATCGTCATACAACAGAGCAGCAAATTGCCTTAAGGGCAAAAATAGTGCTTCTGGCAGATGAGGGAGAAAATAATCGAGAAATTGCTAGAAAATTAAAAATCAGCCGAAAAATGGCAAGTCAATGGAGAGAAAGATGGATAGCAGGACAGAAAAGTGAAATAGAAATAACAGAAAGAATCAAAGATGCTGAACGTAGTGGAGCACCCGCCAAGTTTAAACGCGAACAAATCTTGAAGTTGTTCAAATTAGCCTGTGATGACCCAAAGAATTATGAGCGTCCGATAAGTCACTGGACAGGACGAGAATTAGCCGAGGAATTAGTAAAGCAAGGAATAGTGGAAAGTATATCTCCTCGACAGGTAGGAAGATTATGGGAAGAAGCAGATATTCATCCGTGTCAACTTAAAGGAATGGGTTCCCAAATTTGTTGA
- a CDS encoding AAA family ATPase, with translation MQKPDFYPHPIQGKIGVMQTHCSVVFLTGDYAYKLKKTVNFGFLDYSTLEKRHHFLLQELAMNQPIAPEIYQAVLPISQVGDRFILGSEENIVEYVLRMAEFPQSSLLVNLFTEGELKPEYLRELGLKVADFHQKAKTSDYIDNFGQIAIIKQSVDENYQMTEKYIGSVQTLERYQQTRQFTDNFLTQRVALFEQRRLTHKIRECHGDLHLSNICYWHHQIQLFDRIEFNEPFRLVDVMYDVAFTIMDLEAKGRSDLGNIFLNTYLEQTGDWEGVQVLPFYLCRQAYVRAKVTSMLSDDPHISETEKATAIALAKDYYQLAWHYTQIPVGKIILMSGLSGSGKSTVANHLAPQLNAIQIRSDAVRKHLAGISLKTKGDASLYSAAMNERTYGRLAELGLLLAPQGFTVILDAKYDRSCWRSTIIQAAQAQNISLKIIHCQANLSTLRDRLWQRSGDISDATVALLEQQWQQAETFTDQEKPYVMTLDTEMQNISGN, from the coding sequence ATGCAAAAACCTGATTTTTATCCCCATCCGATACAGGGAAAAATTGGTGTTATGCAGACTCATTGTTCAGTGGTATTTTTGACGGGAGATTATGCCTATAAGTTGAAAAAAACGGTTAATTTTGGCTTTTTAGATTATTCTACTTTAGAGAAGCGGCATCATTTTCTGCTTCAGGAATTAGCGATGAATCAACCGATCGCGCCGGAGATTTATCAAGCCGTTTTACCGATCAGTCAGGTTGGCGATCGTTTTATTTTAGGCAGTGAGGAAAATATTGTTGAATATGTACTAAGAATGGCGGAATTTCCCCAGTCCAGTCTCTTGGTTAATCTTTTTACTGAAGGAGAACTAAAACCTGAATATCTGCGAGAGTTGGGGTTAAAGGTAGCGGACTTTCACCAAAAGGCAAAAACCAGCGATTACATTGATAATTTTGGTCAAATTGCAATTATTAAGCAGTCAGTGGATGAAAATTATCAGATGACAGAAAAATATATTGGCTCGGTTCAAACCTTAGAAAGATATCAACAGACACGCCAATTTACGGATAATTTTCTTACCCAAAGAGTCGCTTTATTTGAACAAAGACGTTTAACCCATAAAATCCGAGAATGTCATGGTGATTTACATTTAAGCAATATTTGTTATTGGCATCATCAGATTCAACTGTTTGATCGCATTGAGTTCAATGAACCTTTCCGCTTGGTAGATGTGATGTATGATGTGGCCTTTACTATTATGGATTTGGAGGCCAAGGGAAGATCAGATTTAGGTAATATTTTTTTAAATACTTATTTAGAACAAACAGGGGATTGGGAAGGAGTACAGGTATTGCCTTTTTATCTCTGTCGTCAAGCCTACGTCAGGGCGAAAGTGACTTCGATGTTAAGTGATGATCCTCATATTTCTGAAACTGAAAAGGCAACGGCGATCGCCTTAGCCAAGGATTATTATCAACTGGCTTGGCATTATACCCAAATTCCTGTGGGCAAAATTATTTTAATGTCAGGTCTATCGGGTTCGGGTAAAAGTACGGTGGCTAATCATCTCGCGCCTCAACTTAATGCCATTCAGATTCGTTCCGATGCCGTTCGTAAACATTTAGCAGGAATTTCGTTGAAAACCAAAGGCGATGCTAGTTTATACAGTGCAGCAATGAATGAAAGAACCTATGGTCGTTTAGCTGAACTGGGTTTGTTGTTAGCTCCCCAAGGATTTACGGTTATTTTAGATGCAAAATATGACCGCTCTTGCTGGCGTTCTACCATCATTCAAGCCGCCCAAGCTCAGAATATTTCCCTAAAAATTATTCATTGTCAAGCCAATTTATCCACTCTCCGCGATCGCCTTTGGCAACGTAGTGGAGATATTTCTGATGCAACGGTTGCTCTGTTGGAACAGCAATGGCAACAAGCAGAAACTTTTACGGATCAGGAGAAACCTTATGTGATGACGTTGGACACTGAAATGCAAAATATTTCTGGCAATTAA